The sequence CGCACATAGAGCACCGCGAGTGCCGAAAAACAGAGGGCAATCGCCGCGGCTCGGGCCGTGTTAAAGACCTGGAAGAAGAGTTCATCCCGATACGTGGCGCGGAACATCTGCAGGGACCAGGCCGCCCAAAACCATGCGAACAGAAACGAGCCCGCGTAGGTCAGCATGTTTTCCAGGTGGCCCGCAAAGGAAAGGCCGCTGGCTGCCGTGAAGGTAACCACCGCCGCCCCGTAGGCGGCTACAAGGACCGAAACACTGTCTGACGCAAGCAGACATAAGGCGTACGCAAGGGTATGACCTTTTAGAAAACTCACGATGCCAAAGTGTCCTGCTGCACATTCACGGCATCATCAACGGATGCCCGCTCTTTGACGCCCCTTCAAGAGAAGCGAGCCGCGCGACGATGCCTATACGCTACCTCATCCCTCACTCAGACTCAATCATGGCATCACATTAGTAGAATCTCGCCCCAAAGTCAATATGGCCCCGGTTCAGAAACCGCCGCCGATGCGGACACTGCCCAGGTACCCCGCGACCCAGGCATTCACGGGGTATACTTGCGTATCGTAGCGCAGAAAATCGACATGGCCGTCCATGTAAAGCACATTGCAGCCGCCTGGAACGTGGTTGAACTTCGCCGGACCTTGGCCCATGTTGGCCGAGGGGTCCAGCCCCGCAAATCCCGTCGGCGCCGAGGACAGGAAGTCCAGCATGACTGGGATGCTGCTCTGTGCCTGGGCCGTTGCGCCGGGATTGTTGATGTCCGTGACCAGGAGCCGCTCGACCCCCTCGCGCAACCGGCATACAACGTCGCCGCCGCCCGTGCCGTGCGGCGTCACCGTAACGCCATTGTACGTCTGCGGATTGCCAATGACCGGCACGTTGGCGTCCGCGTAGAGATAAGGGTCCAAGGACGGCGTTGGGCCTGTGCCGCGCGACGCCTCGATGGACTCGGTGACTGCCGCGATCTCTTCCGTCGTGGCGGCTACCCAGGCAAAATACACGTAGGAGCGCGGCAGGCATGCCCAGATGGCCACGTCCGTGCCGTCATACCGCCCGTCGGCGTTCAGGTCGCCGCTGCGATACACGGGCAGGCCGCCCAGCCGGTGGTTTAGAATGTCTTCGAATTGTTCTTCGATGGGTTTGGAAGTGGTGGCGCTGTCCGACGGGCACATGGTCACGAAGACATCGTTCACGTACTCGGGGTACAACGCCGGGCCGTGCCAGGTCAGCGCGGTCGCGCCCACGCCTTTGTTCGACAGCATGGGCGGGAAATACTCGCCTGGATCTTCATTCGTGTACATTTTGAAAGAGAGGCCCATCTCCTTGAGATTGTTTGCGCAGGAGGCGCGCCGCGCCGATTCGCGGGCCCGCGCGAGGGCGGGCAGGAGTATGGCCGCCAGAATGCCAATAATAGCAATGACTACCAATAACTCAATCAGGGTGAAGCCCGAAACCAAGGGCCGGTCATGCAGCCGTCTCGGGGAAGGAGTCATGCCACAGATTCCTTTGTAGTGCCGTCTTGAGTGTCTTGTGCATGCAGATTGTACCACGACTACACTGGAAAATCTACTGATCGGTATAATTTTGTAAATCACTGTAAATAAATAGGTTGCGCGTATTCAGAACTACTTCTGCTGTCGGCAAAGAAACGAAAATATACGCTATTGGCCCTCAAAACGCAGTATGTCGCGAAACAGGATTCGACCACAGCCTCCCGCTGTCAAAGGAACGGCTGCTCAGAAGACGGGGGGGCTGTCTCGGGAATTGCCCCGCGTTCAGAAGATACTAGCCTCTAATGGAAGCTG comes from Candidatus Hydrogenedentota bacterium and encodes:
- a CDS encoding DUF1559 domain-containing protein; this encodes MTPSPRRLHDRPLVSGFTLIELLVVIAIIGILAAILLPALARARESARRASCANNLKEMGLSFKMYTNEDPGEYFPPMLSNKGVGATALTWHGPALYPEYVNDVFVTMCPSDSATTSKPIEEQFEDILNHRLGGLPVYRSGDLNADGRYDGTDVAIWACLPRSYVYFAWVAATTEEIAAVTESIEASRGTGPTPSLDPYLYADANVPVIGNPQTYNGVTVTPHGTGGGDVVCRLREGVERLLVTDINNPGATAQAQSSIPVMLDFLSSAPTGFAGLDPSANMGQGPAKFNHVPGGCNVLYMDGHVDFLRYDTQVYPVNAWVAGYLGSVRIGGGF